From Proteiniborus sp. DW1, the proteins below share one genomic window:
- a CDS encoding ATPase, T2SS/T4P/T4SS family: MMKIFRKKEKEQKSILQTKEITKPVKEMTFEEVLSFMQEEMMKNSKINNEEISYDAKQRTLSLAMSRNREAINKARYYILETLKENNIKVPGFTLEDLAYKIFAKNWGLDGLEEYAVDNVTDEIRVNGAGKDKIRIIRNGVPEKIDFEFNSDDEIITLIKRMIVEDMGASIDMSSPKLESVLSDGSRLTATCPPITKPWTFVLRRPDSFKPTLENYIERETLNSKVWKAISILARGRASMLISGNVGAGKTTFMRKVVGELNEKLRIGVIGKDSEVLLQYHYPDRDIIELGEQGHLGIHMKDLFVLMLRESPDVLIIEEFRGAGEAIEAVRACTRGLDGSMATAHFNTAEEAVEGTALF; this comes from the coding sequence ATGATGAAAATCTTCAGGAAGAAGGAGAAGGAACAGAAATCAATTCTCCAGACGAAGGAAATAACTAAACCTGTTAAGGAAATGACCTTTGAGGAAGTTCTAAGTTTCATGCAAGAAGAAATGATGAAAAACTCTAAAATCAATAATGAAGAAATTTCTTATGATGCAAAGCAACGTACACTATCACTTGCAATGTCAAGGAATAGAGAGGCTATTAATAAGGCTAGATACTATATCCTAGAAACTTTAAAAGAAAATAATATTAAAGTTCCTGGGTTTACCTTAGAAGATTTAGCATATAAAATCTTTGCTAAGAATTGGGGATTAGATGGACTTGAAGAATATGCAGTTGACAATGTAACTGATGAGATAAGGGTAAATGGAGCAGGAAAAGATAAAATTCGTATTATAAGAAATGGAGTGCCTGAAAAAATTGATTTTGAGTTTAATAGTGATGACGAAATAATAACTTTAATAAAAAGAATGATTGTAGAGGATATGGGTGCTAGTATTGATATGTCTAGTCCTAAGTTAGAGTCAGTATTATCTGATGGCTCAAGACTTACTGCTACATGTCCTCCAATTACAAAGCCCTGGACTTTTGTTTTAAGAAGGCCAGACTCATTTAAGCCTACGTTAGAAAATTATATAGAAAGAGAAACATTAAATTCAAAAGTATGGAAAGCAATTAGTATTTTAGCAAGAGGGAGAGCAAGTATGCTCATATCTGGAAATGTTGGTGCTGGTAAAACAACTTTCATGAGAAAAGTAGTTGGTGAACTGAATGAAAAACTTAGAATAGGAGTAATAGGAAAGGATTCAGAGGTATTATTACAATACCATTATCCAGATAGAGATATTATAGAATTAGGGGAACAAGGTCATTTGGGAATCCATATGAAGGATTTATTTGTTCTTATGTTAAGAGAATCTCCAGATGTTCTTATAATAGAGGAGTTTAGAGGGGCAGGAGAGGCTATAGAAGCAGTAAGAGCTTGTACAAGAGGACTTGATGGTTCTATGGCAACAGCACACTTTAACACAGCAGAGGAAGCAGTAGAAGGTACTGCTCTTTTTAT
- a CDS encoding SAF domain-containing protein, which yields MFTIKRFKYLPYVLIGILGLIIAGVSFYFLNNKYQEPVEVKDIIITAKEIPLYETIRSQDLKVLQVPVTTNTDNYIVDLADVLGKISKTPLSANEPILKDNLLDKEEIEDISFVTINTLYAKTGGAKPGDIVDIYKVDLEKGDWVEGNQVSLVAENVVVISLSTANGKDVGEGSRMPFLLE from the coding sequence ATGTTCACAATAAAACGTTTTAAATATTTACCATATGTATTAATAGGCATACTAGGACTTATTATTGCTGGTGTGTCTTTTTATTTTCTAAATAATAAGTATCAAGAACCCGTAGAAGTGAAAGATATCATAATAACTGCTAAAGAAATACCATTATATGAAACAATTAGAAGTCAAGATTTAAAGGTTTTACAAGTACCTGTTACTACGAATACAGATAATTATATAGTTGATTTAGCAGATGTTTTAGGCAAAATATCTAAAACACCTTTATCTGCTAATGAACCAATACTTAAAGATAATTTGCTAGATAAAGAAGAAATTGAAGATATATCTTTTGTCACAATTAATACTTTATATGCAAAAACAGGCGGAGCAAAGCCAGGAGATATTGTTGATATATATAAGGTAGATTTAGAAAAAGGTGATTGGGTTGAAGGGAATCAAGTATCTTTAGTTGCTGAAAATGTTGTAGTTATCTCTTTATCTACTGCTAATGGTAAGGATGTAGGTGAAGGATCTCGTATGCCGTTTCTGCTTGAATAG